In the Telopea speciosissima isolate NSW1024214 ecotype Mountain lineage chromosome 2, Tspe_v1, whole genome shotgun sequence genome, one interval contains:
- the LOC122649683 gene encoding glutaredoxin-C9-like has translation MQQAIPYRTWQPVPPVGSPVRRGGVSSSAVTNEDISSSSSRSGVGKDVKGLVSENAVIVFGKKGCCMCHVVKRLFVGLGVNPTVYEVDEEDEARVIDELVSITITNQQERTQLFQFPAVFIGGNLFGGLDRLMNAHISGELIPILKKAGALWL, from the coding sequence ATGCAGCAAGCGATTCCTTACAGGACATGGCAGCCGGTGCCGCCGGTCGGCAGCCCAGTTAGGAGAGGAGGAGTTTCATCTTCTGCTGTTACTAATGAAGacatttcatcatcatcatcaagaagTGGAGTTGGAAAGGATGTGAAGGGATTGGTATCAGAGAACGCTGTGATAGTGTTTGGGAAGAAAGGTTGTTGTATGTGTCATGTGGTGAAGCGGCTCTTTGTTGGGTTGGGTGTGAACCCTACTGTGTATGAGGTGGATGAGGAAGATGAAGCTCGAGTGATTGATGAATTGGTTTCTATCACTATTACTAATCAGCAGGAGAGGACACAGTTATTCCAGTTCCCTGCTGTGTTCATTGGTGGGAACTTGTTTGGTGGGTTAGATCGCCTTATGAATGCTCATATCTCTGGAGAGCTCATACCCATTCTGAAGAAAGCAGGAGCCTTGTGGCTTTGA
- the LOC122652298 gene encoding zinc finger protein MAGPIE-like — MLEKMMAGEAISNAFITHKSTAAAGSNPPPIKKKRNLPGTPDPEAEVIALSPKTLMATNRFLCEICGKGFQRDQNLQLHRRGHNLPWKLKQRTSKEPKKRVYVCPEKSCVHHHPSRALGDLTGIKKHFCRKHGEKKWKCEKCSKRYAVQSDWKAHSKTCGTREYRCDCGTLFSRRDSFITHRAFCDALAEETARVTAASNIINATTGNFNHHLMGTSLGPNMVQHFSSIFKPHHSNEEAIAINQPRPPGLALWMGQGSQSSKSLSNNLPQVHHMGSASTAAVAALYTDPFTSYPNPPQSEYQLNWAYGIKLSETNAREMTSTSLPLRTIKEVGSPQLVSVPSLYSNQHQHHQLPTANMSATALLQKAAQIGATSTDPTFFGNFGVNKCSNTQVEDENNYEGLFGPNPTQNEKQTGLSTLNQLQMYPRKSPNCQKDDTGGETRDFLGVGVQTICPSSINGWI, encoded by the exons ATGTTAGAGAAGATGATGGCAGGAGAAGCAATCTCAAATGCTTTCATCACACACAAGTCAACTGCTGCTGCTGGATCCAATCCTCCTCCaattaagaagaagagaaatctaCCAGGAACCCCAG ATCCTGAAGCAGAGGTCATAGCCCTGTCACCAAAGACTCTAATGGCTACCAATAGATTCTTGTGTGAGATATGTGGGAAAGGTTTCCAAAGAGATCAAAATCTTCAACTTCATCGACGAGGACATAACCTTCCATGGAAGCTCAAACAAAGGACTAgcaaagaaccaaagaagagagTTTATGTATGCCCAGAAAAGAGCTGTGTTCATCACCACCCTTCACGGGCTCTTGGTGATCTCACTGGTATAAAGAAACACTTCTGTCGAAAACATGGAGAGAAGAAGTGGAAATGTGAAAAGTGCTCCAAACGGTATGCTGTGCAGTCAGATTGGAAAGCACATTCCAAAACCTGTGGCACTAGAGAGTACAGATGTGATTGCGGGACTTTATTTTCGCG GCGAGATAGCTTCATCACACACAGAGCTTTCTGTGATGCCTTAGCAGAAGAAACAGCTAGAGTCACTGCAGCATCAAATATAATCAATGCAACAACAGGAAACTTCAATCATCATCTCATGGGTACTTCATTAGGACCCAACATGGTACAacatttctcttctattttcaagCCACACCACAGCAATGAAGAGGCAATTGCAATTAATCAACCTAGGCCACCAGGTCTTGCTTTGTGGATGGGCCAAGGATCTCAATCTAGCAAATCATTAAGCAATAATCTTCCTCAAGTACATCACATGGGTTCTGCGAGTACCGCGGCGGTGGCGGCATTGTATACTGATCCTTTTACTTCATATCCAAATCCTCCACAATCAGAGTATCAATTAAATTGGGCTTATGGAATTAAGCTCTCTGAGACCAATGCCAGAGAGATGACAAGCACATCACTACCATTAAGAACTATTAAAGAAGTTGGTAGTCCTCAACTTGTTAGTGTTCCATCACTGTACAGCAATCAGCACCAACATCACCAACTACCTACAGCAAACATGTCTGCGACAGCTTTGCTACAAAAAGCTGCTCAAATAGGTGCAACTTCAACTGACCCAACtttttttgggaattttggAGTCAATAAGTGCAGCAACACTCAAGTTGAAGATGAAAACAATTATGAAGGATTGTTTGGTCCAAACCCGACACAGAATGAGAAGCAAACTGGTTTATCTACTTTGAACCAGCTGCAGATGTACCCCAGGAAAAGCCCTAATTGTCAGAAGGATGATACAGGAGGGGAAACTAGGGATTTCTTAGGGGTTGGTGTTCAAACCATCTGCCCTTCATCCATCAATGGATGGATCTGA
- the LOC122652886 gene encoding protein-lysine methyltransferase METTL21D: protein MKFTDSPVIELPVRDAVLSIQQDNGSMHVGTSVWPCSLVLVKFVERWLLYDASSPSTPNPYAHLLSFSGKRGIELGTGCGPAGMGLSLLGLEIVLTDIAPVMPALKRNLKRNKPTLGKTLKTAQLYWNNAAQIESLKPPFDFVVAADVVYIEESVSQLISAMESLVGDHGVILLGYQLRSPEAHRLFWELCEKAFKIEKVPHEHLHPEYAYEEAAVYIMRKK, encoded by the coding sequence ATGAAATTCACGGACTCGCCAGTGATCGAGCTCCCGGTGCGCGATGCCGTCCTCTCCATCCAACAAGACAATGGTTCTATGCACGTGGGCACCTCCGTGTGGCCTTGCTCCCTTGTCCTCGTCAAATTCGTCGAGCGTTGGTTGCTGTATGACGCCTCGTCTCCCTCCACACCTAACCCCTACGCCCACCTTCTCAGCTTTTCCGGCAAGCGAGGCATCGAGCTCGGCACCGGCTGTGGCCCCGCCGGCATGGGACTCTCCTTACTGGGCCTGGAAATCGTCCTCACAGACATAGCTCCAGTCATGCCGGCCCTCAAACGCAACCTCAAGCGCAACAAACCCACGCTTGGGAAAACCCTTAAGACCGCCCAGCTTTACTGGAACAACGCTGCCCAGATCGAATCCTTAAAACCTCCTTTCGATTTCGTCGTCGCGGCAGATGTTGTTTATATTGAAGAGTCTGTCTCCCAACTTATTTCTGCCATGGAATCTCTTGTTGGGGATCATGGTGTCATTCTGCTTGGATACCAATTGAGGTCGCCAGAAGCTCACCGCTTGTTCTGGGAGCTCTGCGAGAAAGCTTTCAAGATCGAAAAGGTCCCTCACGAGCATTTGCATCCGGAGTATGCTTACGAGGAGGCGGCTGTGTATAtaatgaggaagaaatga